Proteins encoded in a region of the Zea mays cultivar B73 chromosome 2, Zm-B73-REFERENCE-NAM-5.0, whole genome shotgun sequence genome:
- the LOC100284574 gene encoding GDSL esterase/lipase At5g62930 isoform X7 — protein MTTPGSCPATTAATHPPMCAASAAGGSQKMVRPRLVLFGDSITEQSFRPGGWGAALADTYSRKADVVVRGYGGYNTRWALFLVHHIFPLDGLAPPLATTIFFGANDAALLGRTGERQHVPVSEYKNNLKMIVNHLKDCSNSMVIVLITPPPIDEEGRERFARSLYGQNARKLPERTNEMAGVYAGYCVELAREMCIPCVNIWSKMQETEGWQKLYLSDVLILQ, from the exons ATGACGACGCCCGGCTCCTGTCCTGCGACAACCGCCGCCACCCACCCTCCCATGTGCGCCGCTAGCGCCGCAG GTGGATCGCAAAAAATGGTGCGTCCGCGACTAGTGCTCTTCGGGGACTCCATCACCGAGCAGTCCTTCCGCCCCGGTGGCTGGGGTGCCGCACTGGCTGATACCTACTCGCGCAAG GCTGATGTAGTTGTCAGAGGCTATGGTGGATACAACACAAGATGGGCTCTTTTCTTAGTACATCACATCTTTCCGCTG GATGGTTTAGCACCCCCTCTTGCAACCACTATTTTCTTTGGAGCAAATGACGCAGCCCTGTTAGGAAGAACTGGCGAGCGACAACATGTTCCAGTTTCAGAATATAAAAATAATCTCAAAATGATTGTTAATCATTTGAAG GATTGTTCTAATTCCATGGTTATTGTGCTTATTACGCCACCTCCAATTGATGAAGAAGGAAGAGAAAGATTTGCACG GTCACTTTATGGACAGAATGCGAGGAAGCTACCTGAAAGGACAAATGAAATGGCTGGGGTCTATGCTGGTTATTGCGTCGAACTAGCTAGAGAAATGTGTATACCCTGTGTTAATATCTGGTCAAAGATGCAGGAGACAGAAGGATGGCAGAAACTTTACCTAAG TGACGTTTTGATCCTGCAGTGA
- the LOC100284574 gene encoding GDSL esterase/lipase At5g62930 isoform X8 — translation MTTPGSCPATTAATHPPMCAASAAGGSQKMVRPRLVLFGDSITEQSFRPGGWGAALADTYSRKADVVVRGYGGYNTRWALFLVHHIFPLDCSNSMVIVLITPPPIDEEGRERFARSLYGQNARKLPERTNEMAGVYAGYCVELAREMCIPCVNIWSKMQETEGWQKLYLSDGLHLTQEGNAVVHKEVVEALRNAGFKAEQMPYDFPHHSKIDGSCPEKAFQ, via the exons ATGACGACGCCCGGCTCCTGTCCTGCGACAACCGCCGCCACCCACCCTCCCATGTGCGCCGCTAGCGCCGCAG GTGGATCGCAAAAAATGGTGCGTCCGCGACTAGTGCTCTTCGGGGACTCCATCACCGAGCAGTCCTTCCGCCCCGGTGGCTGGGGTGCCGCACTGGCTGATACCTACTCGCGCAAG GCTGATGTAGTTGTCAGAGGCTATGGTGGATACAACACAAGATGGGCTCTTTTCTTAGTACATCACATCTTTCCGCTG GATTGTTCTAATTCCATGGTTATTGTGCTTATTACGCCACCTCCAATTGATGAAGAAGGAAGAGAAAGATTTGCACG GTCACTTTATGGACAGAATGCGAGGAAGCTACCTGAAAGGACAAATGAAATGGCTGGGGTCTATGCTGGTTATTGCGTCGAACTAGCTAGAGAAATGTGTATACCCTGTGTTAATATCTGGTCAAAGATGCAGGAGACAGAAGGATGGCAGAAACTTTACCTAAG TGACGGTCTGCATCTGACACAGGAAGGAAACGCAGTTGTCCACAAGGAGGTTGTCGAAGCATTGAGAAATGCTGGTTTCAAAGCTGAACAGATGCCGTACGACTTTCCTCATCACTCCAAAATAGATGGCAGTTGTCCAGAAAAGGCCTTCCAATGA
- the LOC100284574 gene encoding GDSL esterase/lipase At5g62930 isoform X4 → MTTPGSCPATTAATHPPMCAASAAGRSPPNLPLLSRLCVSLLLGRQTPKMSQFYFRAGGSQKMVRPRLVLFGDSITEQSFRPGGWGAALADTYSRKADVVVRGYGGYNTRWALFLVHHIFPLDGLAPPLATTIFFGANDAALLGRTGERQHVPVSEYKNNLKMIVNHLKDCSNSMVIVLITPPPIDEEGRERFARSLYGQNARKLPERTNEMAGVYAGYCVELAREMCIPCVNIWSKMQETEGWQKLYLSDVLILQ, encoded by the exons ATGACGACGCCCGGCTCCTGTCCTGCGACAACCGCCGCCACCCACCCTCCCATGTGCGCCGCTAGCGCCGCAGGTAGGTCCCCTCCCAATCTTCCTCTCTTGAGCCGCTTgtgcgtttcgctccttcttgggCGGCAGACCCCAAAAATGTCCCAATTCTACTTTCGGGCAGGTGGATCGCAAAAAATGGTGCGTCCGCGACTAGTGCTCTTCGGGGACTCCATCACCGAGCAGTCCTTCCGCCCCGGTGGCTGGGGTGCCGCACTGGCTGATACCTACTCGCGCAAG GCTGATGTAGTTGTCAGAGGCTATGGTGGATACAACACAAGATGGGCTCTTTTCTTAGTACATCACATCTTTCCGCTG GATGGTTTAGCACCCCCTCTTGCAACCACTATTTTCTTTGGAGCAAATGACGCAGCCCTGTTAGGAAGAACTGGCGAGCGACAACATGTTCCAGTTTCAGAATATAAAAATAATCTCAAAATGATTGTTAATCATTTGAAG GATTGTTCTAATTCCATGGTTATTGTGCTTATTACGCCACCTCCAATTGATGAAGAAGGAAGAGAAAGATTTGCACG GTCACTTTATGGACAGAATGCGAGGAAGCTACCTGAAAGGACAAATGAAATGGCTGGGGTCTATGCTGGTTATTGCGTCGAACTAGCTAGAGAAATGTGTATACCCTGTGTTAATATCTGGTCAAAGATGCAGGAGACAGAAGGATGGCAGAAACTTTACCTAAG TGACGTTTTGATCCTGCAGTGA
- the LOC100284574 gene encoding GDSL esterase/lipase At5g62930 isoform X1 encodes MTTPGSCPATTAATHPPMCAASAAGRSPPNLPLLSRLCVSLLLGRQTPKMSQFYFRAGGSQKMVRPRLVLFGDSITEQSFRPGGWGAALADTYSRKADVVVRGYGGYNTRWALFLVHHIFPLDGLAPPLATTIFFGANDAALLGRTGERQHVPVSEYKNNLKMIVNHLKDCSNSMVIVLITPPPIDEEGRERFARSLYGQNARKLPERTNEMAGVYAGYCVELAREMCIPCVNIWSKMQETEGWQKLYLSDGLHLTQEGNAVVHKEVVEALRNAGFKAEQMPYDFPHHSKIDGSCPEKAFQ; translated from the exons ATGACGACGCCCGGCTCCTGTCCTGCGACAACCGCCGCCACCCACCCTCCCATGTGCGCCGCTAGCGCCGCAGGTAGGTCCCCTCCCAATCTTCCTCTCTTGAGCCGCTTgtgcgtttcgctccttcttgggCGGCAGACCCCAAAAATGTCCCAATTCTACTTTCGGGCAGGTGGATCGCAAAAAATGGTGCGTCCGCGACTAGTGCTCTTCGGGGACTCCATCACCGAGCAGTCCTTCCGCCCCGGTGGCTGGGGTGCCGCACTGGCTGATACCTACTCGCGCAAG GCTGATGTAGTTGTCAGAGGCTATGGTGGATACAACACAAGATGGGCTCTTTTCTTAGTACATCACATCTTTCCGCTG GATGGTTTAGCACCCCCTCTTGCAACCACTATTTTCTTTGGAGCAAATGACGCAGCCCTGTTAGGAAGAACTGGCGAGCGACAACATGTTCCAGTTTCAGAATATAAAAATAATCTCAAAATGATTGTTAATCATTTGAAG GATTGTTCTAATTCCATGGTTATTGTGCTTATTACGCCACCTCCAATTGATGAAGAAGGAAGAGAAAGATTTGCACG GTCACTTTATGGACAGAATGCGAGGAAGCTACCTGAAAGGACAAATGAAATGGCTGGGGTCTATGCTGGTTATTGCGTCGAACTAGCTAGAGAAATGTGTATACCCTGTGTTAATATCTGGTCAAAGATGCAGGAGACAGAAGGATGGCAGAAACTTTACCTAAG TGACGGTCTGCATCTGACACAGGAAGGAAACGCAGTTGTCCACAAGGAGGTTGTCGAAGCATTGAGAAATGCTGGTTTCAAAGCTGAACAGATGCCGTACGACTTTCCTCATCACTCCAAAATAGATGGCAGTTGTCCAGAAAAGGCCTTCCAATGA
- the LOC100284574 gene encoding GDSL esterase/lipase At5g62930 isoform X2, with protein MTTPGSCPATTAATHPPMCAASAAGRSPPNLPLLSRLCVSLLLGRQTPKMSQFYFRAGGSQKMVRPRLVLFGDSITEQSFRPGGWGAALADTYSRKADVVVRGYGGYNTRWALFLVHHIFPLDGLAPPLATTIFFGANDAALLGRTGERQHVPVSEYKNNLKMIVNHLKDCSNSMVIVLITPPPIDEEGRERFARSLYGQNARKLPERTNEMAGVYAGYCVELAREMCIPCVNIWSKMQETEGWQKLYLRHLARTWYHGEMILF; from the exons ATGACGACGCCCGGCTCCTGTCCTGCGACAACCGCCGCCACCCACCCTCCCATGTGCGCCGCTAGCGCCGCAGGTAGGTCCCCTCCCAATCTTCCTCTCTTGAGCCGCTTgtgcgtttcgctccttcttgggCGGCAGACCCCAAAAATGTCCCAATTCTACTTTCGGGCAGGTGGATCGCAAAAAATGGTGCGTCCGCGACTAGTGCTCTTCGGGGACTCCATCACCGAGCAGTCCTTCCGCCCCGGTGGCTGGGGTGCCGCACTGGCTGATACCTACTCGCGCAAG GCTGATGTAGTTGTCAGAGGCTATGGTGGATACAACACAAGATGGGCTCTTTTCTTAGTACATCACATCTTTCCGCTG GATGGTTTAGCACCCCCTCTTGCAACCACTATTTTCTTTGGAGCAAATGACGCAGCCCTGTTAGGAAGAACTGGCGAGCGACAACATGTTCCAGTTTCAGAATATAAAAATAATCTCAAAATGATTGTTAATCATTTGAAG GATTGTTCTAATTCCATGGTTATTGTGCTTATTACGCCACCTCCAATTGATGAAGAAGGAAGAGAAAGATTTGCACG GTCACTTTATGGACAGAATGCGAGGAAGCTACCTGAAAGGACAAATGAAATGGCTGGGGTCTATGCTGGTTATTGCGTCGAACTAGCTAGAGAAATGTGTATACCCTGTGTTAATATCTGGTCAAAGATGCAGGAGACAGAAGGATGGCAGAAACTTTACCTAAG ACACCTAGCCAGAACCTGGTACCATGGTGAAATGATTCTGTTCTGA
- the LOC100284574 gene encoding GDSL esterase/lipase At5g62930 isoform X6, translating into MTTPGSCPATTAATHPPMCAASAAGGSQKMVRPRLVLFGDSITEQSFRPGGWGAALADTYSRKADVVVRGYGGYNTRWALFLVHHIFPLDGLAPPLATTIFFGANDAALLGRTGERQHVPVSEYKNNLKMIVNHLKDCSNSMVIVLITPPPIDEEGRERFARSLYGQNARKLPERTNEMAGVYAGYCVELAREMCIPCVNIWSKMQETEGWQKLYLRKETQLSTRRLSKH; encoded by the exons ATGACGACGCCCGGCTCCTGTCCTGCGACAACCGCCGCCACCCACCCTCCCATGTGCGCCGCTAGCGCCGCAG GTGGATCGCAAAAAATGGTGCGTCCGCGACTAGTGCTCTTCGGGGACTCCATCACCGAGCAGTCCTTCCGCCCCGGTGGCTGGGGTGCCGCACTGGCTGATACCTACTCGCGCAAG GCTGATGTAGTTGTCAGAGGCTATGGTGGATACAACACAAGATGGGCTCTTTTCTTAGTACATCACATCTTTCCGCTG GATGGTTTAGCACCCCCTCTTGCAACCACTATTTTCTTTGGAGCAAATGACGCAGCCCTGTTAGGAAGAACTGGCGAGCGACAACATGTTCCAGTTTCAGAATATAAAAATAATCTCAAAATGATTGTTAATCATTTGAAG GATTGTTCTAATTCCATGGTTATTGTGCTTATTACGCCACCTCCAATTGATGAAGAAGGAAGAGAAAGATTTGCACG GTCACTTTATGGACAGAATGCGAGGAAGCTACCTGAAAGGACAAATGAAATGGCTGGGGTCTATGCTGGTTATTGCGTCGAACTAGCTAGAGAAATGTGTATACCCTGTGTTAATATCTGGTCAAAGATGCAGGAGACAGAAGGATGGCAGAAACTTTACCTAAG GAAGGAAACGCAGTTGTCCACAAGGAGGTTGTCGAAGCATTGA
- the LOC100284574 gene encoding GDSL esterase/lipase At5g62930 isoform X5, giving the protein MTTPGSCPATTAATHPPMCAASAAGGSQKMVRPRLVLFGDSITEQSFRPGGWGAALADTYSRKADVVVRGYGGYNTRWALFLVHHIFPLDGLAPPLATTIFFGANDAALLGRTGERQHVPVSEYKNNLKMIVNHLKDCSNSMVIVLITPPPIDEEGRERFARSLYGQNARKLPERTNEMAGVYAGYCVELAREMCIPCVNIWSKMQETEGWQKLYLRHLARTWYHGEMILF; this is encoded by the exons ATGACGACGCCCGGCTCCTGTCCTGCGACAACCGCCGCCACCCACCCTCCCATGTGCGCCGCTAGCGCCGCAG GTGGATCGCAAAAAATGGTGCGTCCGCGACTAGTGCTCTTCGGGGACTCCATCACCGAGCAGTCCTTCCGCCCCGGTGGCTGGGGTGCCGCACTGGCTGATACCTACTCGCGCAAG GCTGATGTAGTTGTCAGAGGCTATGGTGGATACAACACAAGATGGGCTCTTTTCTTAGTACATCACATCTTTCCGCTG GATGGTTTAGCACCCCCTCTTGCAACCACTATTTTCTTTGGAGCAAATGACGCAGCCCTGTTAGGAAGAACTGGCGAGCGACAACATGTTCCAGTTTCAGAATATAAAAATAATCTCAAAATGATTGTTAATCATTTGAAG GATTGTTCTAATTCCATGGTTATTGTGCTTATTACGCCACCTCCAATTGATGAAGAAGGAAGAGAAAGATTTGCACG GTCACTTTATGGACAGAATGCGAGGAAGCTACCTGAAAGGACAAATGAAATGGCTGGGGTCTATGCTGGTTATTGCGTCGAACTAGCTAGAGAAATGTGTATACCCTGTGTTAATATCTGGTCAAAGATGCAGGAGACAGAAGGATGGCAGAAACTTTACCTAAG ACACCTAGCCAGAACCTGGTACCATGGTGAAATGATTCTGTTCTGA
- the LOC100284574 gene encoding GDSL esterase/lipase At5g62930 isoform X3, with protein sequence MTTPGSCPATTAATHPPMCAASAAGRSPPNLPLLSRLCVSLLLGRQTPKMSQFYFRAGGSQKMVRPRLVLFGDSITEQSFRPGGWGAALADTYSRKADVVVRGYGGYNTRWALFLVHHIFPLDGLAPPLATTIFFGANDAALLGRTGERQHVPVSEYKNNLKMIVNHLKDCSNSMVIVLITPPPIDEEGRERFARSLYGQNARKLPERTNEMAGVYAGYCVELAREMCIPCVNIWSKMQETEGWQKLYLRKETQLSTRRLSKH encoded by the exons ATGACGACGCCCGGCTCCTGTCCTGCGACAACCGCCGCCACCCACCCTCCCATGTGCGCCGCTAGCGCCGCAGGTAGGTCCCCTCCCAATCTTCCTCTCTTGAGCCGCTTgtgcgtttcgctccttcttgggCGGCAGACCCCAAAAATGTCCCAATTCTACTTTCGGGCAGGTGGATCGCAAAAAATGGTGCGTCCGCGACTAGTGCTCTTCGGGGACTCCATCACCGAGCAGTCCTTCCGCCCCGGTGGCTGGGGTGCCGCACTGGCTGATACCTACTCGCGCAAG GCTGATGTAGTTGTCAGAGGCTATGGTGGATACAACACAAGATGGGCTCTTTTCTTAGTACATCACATCTTTCCGCTG GATGGTTTAGCACCCCCTCTTGCAACCACTATTTTCTTTGGAGCAAATGACGCAGCCCTGTTAGGAAGAACTGGCGAGCGACAACATGTTCCAGTTTCAGAATATAAAAATAATCTCAAAATGATTGTTAATCATTTGAAG GATTGTTCTAATTCCATGGTTATTGTGCTTATTACGCCACCTCCAATTGATGAAGAAGGAAGAGAAAGATTTGCACG GTCACTTTATGGACAGAATGCGAGGAAGCTACCTGAAAGGACAAATGAAATGGCTGGGGTCTATGCTGGTTATTGCGTCGAACTAGCTAGAGAAATGTGTATACCCTGTGTTAATATCTGGTCAAAGATGCAGGAGACAGAAGGATGGCAGAAACTTTACCTAAG GAAGGAAACGCAGTTGTCCACAAGGAGGTTGTCGAAGCATTGA
- the LOC100284574 gene encoding GDSL esterase/lipase At5g62930, with amino-acid sequence MTTPGSCPATTAATHPPMCAASAAGGSQKMVRPRLVLFGDSITEQSFRPGGWGAALADTYSRKADVVVRGYGGYNTRWALFLVHHIFPLDGLAPPLATTIFFGANDAALLGRTGERQHVPVSEYKNNLKMIVNHLKDCSNSMVIVLITPPPIDEEGRERFARSLYGQNARKLPERTNEMAGVYAGYCVELAREMCIPCVNIWSKMQETEGWQKLYLSDGLHLTQEGNAVVHKEVVEALRNAGFKAEQMPYDFPHHSKIDGSCPEKAFQ; translated from the exons ATGACGACGCCCGGCTCCTGTCCTGCGACAACCGCCGCCACCCACCCTCCCATGTGCGCCGCTAGCGCCGCAG GTGGATCGCAAAAAATGGTGCGTCCGCGACTAGTGCTCTTCGGGGACTCCATCACCGAGCAGTCCTTCCGCCCCGGTGGCTGGGGTGCCGCACTGGCTGATACCTACTCGCGCAAG GCTGATGTAGTTGTCAGAGGCTATGGTGGATACAACACAAGATGGGCTCTTTTCTTAGTACATCACATCTTTCCGCTG GATGGTTTAGCACCCCCTCTTGCAACCACTATTTTCTTTGGAGCAAATGACGCAGCCCTGTTAGGAAGAACTGGCGAGCGACAACATGTTCCAGTTTCAGAATATAAAAATAATCTCAAAATGATTGTTAATCATTTGAAG GATTGTTCTAATTCCATGGTTATTGTGCTTATTACGCCACCTCCAATTGATGAAGAAGGAAGAGAAAGATTTGCACG GTCACTTTATGGACAGAATGCGAGGAAGCTACCTGAAAGGACAAATGAAATGGCTGGGGTCTATGCTGGTTATTGCGTCGAACTAGCTAGAGAAATGTGTATACCCTGTGTTAATATCTGGTCAAAGATGCAGGAGACAGAAGGATGGCAGAAACTTTACCTAAG TGACGGTCTGCATCTGACACAGGAAGGAAACGCAGTTGTCCACAAGGAGGTTGTCGAAGCATTGAGAAATGCTGGTTTCAAAGCTGAACAGATGCCGTACGACTTTCCTCATCACTCCAAAATAGATGGCAGTTGTCCAGAAAAGGCCTTCCAATGA